GCGGCAAGGTTGCGCAACTGCTTTCCGCTCCGGCGGTGCAATTCAAGGGTACCGGCTGGTACGTGACCGATTACGCGCGGAGGGGTTCCGCCGGCGATGGCGGCGGCAAGAGCGAGAAAAAGTCGGAGTCCAAGCCGGAGACCAAAAGCGAGAAGAAGGCGGAAAGCAAGAGCGAGACGAAGAGTTCGACGGATAAGAAATGAATTCCGGTTTTTGGTAAAAGGCGCGGATCGAGTCCGCGCCTTCTTGTTTTGCGTTCAAATTTCTGCCTCAAGAACCTTCCGGTCTACGCAGCTTTCTTGTGCGAACGAGACTTCGAGCGCGACGGCACCTTGGCGCCTTTCTGCCGCGCCTTGGACAGGCCAATCGCGATGGCCTGCTTGCGGTTCTTGACCTTATGCTTGCCGCTGCGCATGTGATGCATTTCGGTACGGACTTCCTGCTGCGCTTTCTTGCCGTACTTGCGGCCGGAGCTCTTCTTCCTCGATGGCATTGCTATCCTCCCTTGGTTTGGTTCTGCGCTCCTGCCGGGAGCGCCGTTTGGTATAAGTGTCCTTTCAATAGGAAGCTTGCGGACATGGGATGGGTTGCGCGGCGCCGTGGCGAGCAGCATCGCCGCGGGTGCGTCCGGTTGGACCAAATCTTCATCACGACGCTACTCTCGAGCATCTGTGACTGATGGGAGCGCGAGACATGTTGGGCTATCTGCGTGAAATGTTTCAGTACGACGACTGGGCAAATCATGAAACGCTGCACTCGCTGCAGGAGATGGAACATCCGCCGGAGCGAGCCCGGAAGATCATGGCGCACATCGTGGCCGCGGAACTGCTGTGGATGGCGCGATTGCAGCAGGGGACGCAGAAAACCCCGGTGTGGCCGGAATTCGGGCTCGACGATTGCGAGCGGCAATTAGTCGAGCTGCGGCAGGGGTGGGAGCTTTACCTGGCGGGACTTGCGGATGGCGACCTGGACCGCAAGATTGCCTATACGAATTCCAAGGGCGAGAAGTACAGCAATGCGGTACGCGACATCCTGATGCACGTCGTGATGCACGGCACCTATCACCGCGGACAGATCGCAGCGGCGGTGCGCGATCGCGCCGGCGAACCAGCGTACACGGATTTCATCGAGGCGGTACGCAAGGGAAAGCTGAGTGCAGTTGTGAGTTCTGAGTTGTGAGTAGTGACACGGCGGGCCGGGGACGAGGGCGTCCGCGGTGTTTGGGGCCGGGGCTTATGAAGCTTCGGCAAAGGGCCGGCGCCTATGGGCTTCACGCACACGCGAGTGCGCCTGTGCCACAACGCCGGTTCTACAACGCGGTGCCACACGATCTATTTGCGAGCGGGCGCCGGCTCGCCGACCCGGTGCGAGACCTTGAAGGTCATCTGCCGGCGGGTGAGGTCGGCGTCCACAATGACGTGGTCGCCGTGCAGCACTTCCCCGTCGAGGATCTTCAACGCCAGCGGGTCCTGGATAAGACGCTGGATGGCGCGTTTCAGCGGACGCGCGCCGTACTGCACGTCGTAACCTTCGTTGAAGACCAATTCCTTGGCCGAGTCGGTGAGCTCGATGGAAATCTTGCGCTCCGCCAACAGGCGGCGCAGCGATTCCAGTTGCAGCTCGACGATGCGCGTCAATTGTTCCTTGCCGAGCGGGTTGAAGATGATGATGTCGTCCACGCGGTTCAGGAACTCGGGCTTGAAGCTGGCCTGCACCACCTGCATGACCTGCTGGCGGGCGCGCTCAAAGGCCGCGGGCGTGGCCAGGTTCTCGGGCGTGAGGTAGGAGGCGCCGAGGTTCGAGGTCATGATGATGATGGTGTTGCGGAAGTCGACCACGCGGCCCTTGCCGTCGGTGAGACGCCCGTCGTCCATGATCTGCAGCAGGACGTTAAAGACGTCGGGATGCGCTTTTTCGATTTCGTCGAACAAGATGACCGCGTAGGGGCGGCGACGAATGGCTTCGGTGAGCTGGCCGCCCTCTTCGTAGCCAACGTAGCCTGGAGGCGCGCCGATTAAGCGGGCGACGGCGTGGCGCTCCATGTATTCCGACATGTCGATGCGCACCATGTTCTTCTCGTCGTCGAACAAGAATTCGGCAAGCGCGCGGGCAAGCTCGGTTTTGCCGACGCCGGTGGGCCCGAGAAAGATGAATGAGCCGATCGGGCGGCGAGGATCGCTGAGGCCGGCGCGGGAGCGGCGAATCGCGTTGGCAACGCGCTCCAGCGCCTGGTCCTGGC
This region of Terriglobales bacterium genomic DNA includes:
- a CDS encoding DinB family protein, whose amino-acid sequence is MLGYLREMFQYDDWANHETLHSLQEMEHPPERARKIMAHIVAAELLWMARLQQGTQKTPVWPEFGLDDCERQLVELRQGWELYLAGLADGDLDRKIAYTNSKGEKYSNAVRDILMHVVMHGTYHRGQIAAAVRDRAGEPAYTDFIEAVRKGKLSAVVSSEL
- a CDS encoding zinc ribbon domain-containing protein, which translates into the protein MPLYEYECQKCHFRFEKLQRLSDPPPAKCPECGGKVAQLLSAPAVQFKGTGWYVTDYARRGSAGDGGGKSEKKSESKPETKSEKKAESKSETKSSTDKK
- a CDS encoding DUF6496 domain-containing protein, producing MPSRKKSSGRKYGKKAQQEVRTEMHHMRSGKHKVKNRKQAIAIGLSKARQKGAKVPSRSKSRSHKKAA